AGAAACCTTGTTGGTTTCGCTATCGTAGATCAATCGAGGTTCATTGATCAGCGGAGCAAGAAATCCTTGGTCGCGTAGGTTGGTTCGGAGCCGTTCAACGTCCGCGACGAGCTTCGCTCGCGAATATTCGGCCCCGGCGTTTAATCGAAGGCCGCGGAAAAGAGCCTCATTGTCTGCACCCTGTACGTCGATGCTCAGACTTTCGATCGTGGCCTTTTGGCCGGTCGAAACCCTAAATAGTATTGCGACCTCATTGTTCGTCTGAAGCGGGATCTGCTCGTATGTTGTTTCAGCCCGATAAAACCCCCTGTCGCGCAAATACTCGACCAGCACTTCAGCATTTGTTTGCAGGATGCGTTCGCTGACCGTCATGCCGGGATCTAATAGGTTTAACCTCAAGAGCAGTTCTTGTTCCGTAACACCTGTCTTCGTTCCTTCCGTAATCGATACGTTGACCCGCCGAGCAACGGTTCTCCGTTTTATTCTGAAAATTACATCAATTCGGTCAGACTCAAGCGTTCGGGTTTCGGCCGTGATCGTTTCTGCCATGCGGGTGTCGAAAATCGCCGCGATCGCATCGCGAACCCGAATGGCCGAGTACGTCTCTCCAAGAGCGGCCGTCGCCAGAAGTCTATATCGTTCTACATCGGTATCGTTGCCTGCAGGTTCGTCGAAAACGATCTTGACGTTCTGTATTCTCCGGCCGTCGAGCTCAACTTGCGCGGAAACCTCAGCGTAAAAAATCACAAAAAGAAGCAACACCGCGAACACGCCTAAGCCAGTCCGGCGTTTAAGACGGGCAATCATTTGAAGGCTGGAAAGTGGTGACGAAAGCAGGCCGTTCAAAACCTCCTCCTGAACCTAACCTCAAAGCTCACGTTGTCACGGTTTTGGGTCACGTTACTCAATGAACGCTGTTCGTACTGGGCGACGAAGGAAAGCCGATCGGAAACACGGTACTCGAACGCTATAACCTGATTCTGATCCTGAGAGAGGTTCGTCGCATATGTCACACGGAGGTTATTATTGATCTGGCGACCGACGGTCAGGCGTGCGGACGGGTCAAGCCGTTCACCCGAAATGATCGGATCGATCTCGAACACATTCAAGCCGAAAAGACGGTCTGTGGCCCGCCGGGCCGGAGTGTTAATGATCGAATCTGCCAAAACTTCGGCCGCTGTATTAAGTCCGGTCGAGGCGAGTGTCGGAATGCCAGTCGAAGTATTTGAGAGGCTTCCAGTAGTGATGAGCGAGATCACATCCTGTTCGGGTAAGGCAGGGTTCGAGCGAACAGAGGCCGTTAGGGCCTGTGTATCCGTCAATGGGCCGGACAGATTGACGAAAACCTGGTAGCCATTTATCTCAGATTCAGCCTGGAGAAAGATCACCGGGTCAATGTTGGTGTCGGGCGGGAATTCAAGAACTCCGCGTTGGATCACATATCGGTCGTTACGAAACAGGATAGTTCCGCTCGTTGACGTTATCCTGCCCGCAATCCTTGGATTATTTGTGGTGCCGGTGAGCTGAAGAGAGACAGAGGCCGTGAGATCGGCGATATTATTACGAACGATCAGTGCATCTCTTCCGGTGATGTTCAGGTTGAAGCGCGGAGCCAAGCCCGACGTCGTTCCGCCGCCACCGAGCGAACCCTCACGCCGAGCCCCGATAACACTAGCGAGTTCTATGTCCCGGCTGTAGACACTTCGCCGAGCGAGGATGTTACCTGAGATCACGCTGAGAAGCTCCGTTCCCACACGCGTCCCGGTAAAATCGAGCCGAGCGTCGCCGGTGGTCACAAAATTTTCGGGTAGCGGAACTGTAACGTTTGAACCCGTAAGCGACACCCGGTAAGACTGGATGGCCAAATTGTCGCCGAACAGCAAGCCGCCGCCGGCCGAAAAGGAACCGCCTCCCAAATAGCCTGATAGGTTATCGAATTGAGCCTGATCGGCTGTGAATCTGACGGTTCCGGTTATCCGATCCGCGGAAAGTCTGCTCGGGCCGATGAAGGTTGCTACGGCCGCGTTGGAGAGCTGCGCCGTACCATTTATCCTTGCTGTACGATTTACCCCAGCAAGCCGGACCGAAACGTCCGCAGTTCCGCCAAAGAACGTGTCGGCCGCGGCGATGTCCGGAAACGCGTTAAGCAGAGTGAGATTAAGCCTTCCATCGATCGCCAAATTGTTCAAGCCGTTGTCGGTTAACGCCTTTGTCCCAGACACCACCAAATTTGAACCTCCGCCAGCGAGCTTGAGGCTTTCAAACGTTATCTCAGACGGCGAGAACCTTACGAGAACGGGCTCGAGTGCCGTCAGTGGCGACTCCTGTATCTGCAAGGTCAATTGTGAAAAACTCGCGACACCCGAAAGGTTGGCAGTCGAAAAGGTTCGATCCCCGCGGTCGTCTATCGACGCTAAGGGCCCGCCGAACTCGACCTTTCCAGTACCGGTGCCACCGATCGAATAGCCCTTAAGCTGAGGGATAAGAGCAAAAAAGGGCCCAAGCGGGCTTTGATCGAGAGTATGCTCGACCCGAACCGGCAATTCGCGTTGGCTGAGGTCAAGTTTTGCAAGGAAAACTTGCGGACGGCCGGCCAATTCGGCCGTCAGGCTAGCATTGAGCGTTTGATCTGAGGTTGTGCCTTCGAATCGTACTTCACCGAAAGCATTATCGTTGACAACAATGTTCGAGCCGCGGCCTTCGAACTTGATCTGGATCGATGAGGTCTGCTCTATATTTCCGGACCCGCTTGCAGAAAAATCGATCGTGCCCGTTGCGTCCGGGAGCGATTCGCTCACCGGCAATAGAGCGGTCAGAAGCGGCACAGGGATTTTCTCGCCGAGCAACTCACCATTAAATTCAGAGGTGGTGCGGTCGTATAAACCATTAAAGGTCGCCCGTCCGCCATCTGCGACTATCGAAGCGGAGTCGACGATGATCGATGTCCCCTCGAACCTCGCATCTGCCCGCAACTCTTCAAAAGGCTGGCCGTTCAAAGTGCCGTTGACCGTAACGATATCTACCGTACCTTGGGATTGGTTTGGAAGCCCGCGAAGTTCAACTTTACCGGAGGTGTTCCCTCGTAATGCTCGTAGCGATTCAGGCAGATCTATTGGAATTGCGGTCAGGAGCCTTCCCGCACTGATGTTATTGAGCTGAGCGGTCACTGATGTATTGTTCAGCCCGGCCGCTGGGATCTGAACCTCGAAATCCAATTGTCCGCCTTCGACCTCGAGAAGTTTGCCATCCGAAATGAACACCCCTAACGCCGAGACATCGATGTTGGCGGAGAGGCGGCCCAGCTCTTGTTCTCTCAGAGCGATCGATTCGAACGCAACGTTTCCCTTGAACTCAGGCTCGGCGAGGCTTCCGGTGATTTTGCCGTCGAAAGCCAGGTCGTCTCTTAAGACCACCCGATATAGATCCAGTTGTTCGGTCAATCCGGGAGAGACGTCGAGTATGCGGAGCATCCGCTCAGTTTCGGATGCATCGGACGAGCGAAGGGTGAGTGCAAGATCGGAATCCGAGCCAAGCAGATCGAAGCGTCCGGTTGCCGCGAGCTCAGTTTTTCCGGTGTTGAGCTTAGCGTCCTCGACGTTGAGAAGCCCTTGGTCTGCTCTGACCCTCAAGGATCCTTTTAATGGGATGCGCCCGTTTGCTTCGTCGCCTGCGGAAGCGTCGATGTCAGCGTTGATATCACCCGATGCAGTTCGGAAGTCGGTTCCCCTCGTCGAAACATCTACGTGTCCAGTCGCTTGGCCTTCGATAGGAACGATCCGGCCCGACTGAAGTGCGATCAACTTCGAAATGTCTAGCGAGGTGAAATTAGCGCTGAAGTTGGAGTCGGCCCTCGAATTGAGAGCAATAGTTGCCTGGCCCGCGACCTCACCATCCATCACCTGAGCGACGAGGTCATTGAGCTCCGCACGCTCGTTCGTGATAACTACACTTGAGCGAGCTGAGCCGAGGTTGATACTGCCCAGCGTCCCGCCGCCGATGCTCATATCCGCAGTCGCCCGATATCTCCCTGACGGCTCCAGAACATAGACCGGTCGTGCAGCGACCACATTTTCTATCGTTCCGCCCTCAGGAAAGGACTCACTCTCAGTCAGGGTCACCGTTCCGGCGTCGATATCTTCGGACCGGGCCTCGACCCTACCCTCCCGTATCGTCAGCCGAACCCCGGCGATATTGAGGCTACCGAGAACGACGCCGTCAGCATCAACACGAGCGAGCCTCAGGCGGTCGGAATAAACTACTGTGTTCGGCCCGACGCCTCTAACGGAAACGGTGTCCGCCTTGATGCCCTCGACCCGGTTTTTGCCCGAGTCCAACCGGTCGGCCGTTAGGTCCCGGAGGGCTAGGTCCGTCGAGTCCGGAACGTCCTTGAGCTCAAAATCGCGTGCCTTCAGGTTCCGCAAACGAGCATCGCCAATGCTCGCCTCGCGAGCCTGAAGCCCATCGATATCGACTGTTGTCGTTTCGCCCGCATTCCGAACTCGAATATTTCGCCCATTTACGCCGTCGATCCGGTAATCATCGGTCTGAAGCGTATTTGCCTGCGTGGCGGCAGCCGAGAGTGAAGTGGTCCCGCCATCGACTGAGACCTGGAGGCCCTGGGAGCGGAAATCAGTGAATCGATTATCCGCTACCGAGAACATTTGAGCTCGCCCATTTCCCGCCGAGGCATCCAGGCGTCCGTTCCGAAGTTCAGCAACAGCGTCAGATAGAAAAAGCCCGCCGAGGGTTAAGGACCCCGATTTTGCAGCAGCTGCCTGAAGTTCGCCAACCCAAAGGAAATCCGTGCCGGTGCCCCGGACGTTGCCCGCAATACGAGGAAACTCGATGCGAAAATCCTCGAATGTGAAAAGCTCAGCGACGGCCTGTCCATTCGCTTCGTATTGTGAATTTGTGCCTGCAACGGTGGCCGCGACATCGACCGCGCGAAGGTAAACTCCGTCCGCCGACAAAGCTTCTGAGGTGATATTGCCTTCGACACGGTAGTTAGTCCCGGTTCCGCCCACTCGCCCCTTGAAATTGCCAACGCCTCGAAGAGTCGTGCCAAGGGGAAAGATGGTCGAGGTTTGCGCCAAATCAACCGATGATTCGATGTTGAGGTCGTAGGTAAAATTTTGCCAGTCCATTAGCCGGCCGCTTAGTATCGAGTAACCGATCGGGGTATCGATACGGAGCTCGGAAATATCCGCGGATTCAGGGTCTGCGATCCCAGTCGCCCGAATCCGAACATCTTCTAACCTGCTGCCGTCGTACGTGAGAAAAGAGTCTGTCGATTCCAGCTCGAAAAGAAATCGCGAAGGACGCTCCAAAAGTGGCTCTTCGGTCGGCCTAACGCTAAGCGTAAGGTTCCTGGCATCTGCCTCGATTTTTCGTGATGCGTCGTTGAAGTGAACGACGGAGTCCAATAGCAAAAAGCTGATCGAATCGTATTTGAAGCTCAGGCTCGATTCACGCTCATCCGAAACGATATTCGCGAAATTTGACCGTCCGTTTTCATCGAACCGTACCCAGACCTCGGCCCCATAGATCTCGGTAGAGTCTACAGAGATCTCCCGGGAAGCTTGCCAGGCAAAGAGATCGAGGATCGTCAGTCCTATACGAGCATCTCGGATGAAGAAAAGCTTCTCTCCGGACACGCGGTCGTTGAACGTGGCGTTTTTGAGTTCCAGCTCAAGGGGGGAAGCATTAAGCCTGAAAACATCGGCATCGAAAACGATGCCCATATACTCCATCTTTTCGCGAAACTGGTTCTTTACGTATGTGTCTGCCGCGCCACCACGGAATAGAAGTAAGCCGATCAAGGCGATCAGCAGAACGAATACCCCGCCGCCGATCATTATGATCCGGAGCCATTTCCCGGCGAGAAAGGTACGCTTCGCGGGCGGGTCGGGTGCAGACGGCAGAGCCGCGTCGTGCGGAGTATCTAATTCCTCAGGCATTCTAAAAGCCAATAGACAGAGCAGGCCTATTGTAGGCCAACTGTCTCAACTATCTCGAGGCCAAAGGCCTCAAGAGCATTGATCCTTGGGGGATGGTCGGACAAAAGCCGAATTTTCTTGATCCCAAGATCTTTCAATATTTGGGCACCGATCCCATAATCGTGAATCTTTCCATAACCAGTTTCGCGTTTTGCACTTTGGAAATCAACACCTTTTTCCTGCATCACGGCATACGTGCGGAGTTGATTGACCAAGTCCAGGTGGTTATCGCGTTGGCGAAGATAAATGATCGCCCCCCGACCGATTTCGGCGATCTTTTTTAACGAACTGTTGATAGCCGGTGCAGCTTCGCCTAATGTGCATCCGAACATGGCGAAGGTCACATTTTCCGTTTGGACGCGAACCAATATAGGCTCAGTTGTATCCGAAATGTCACCCATGGTCAGGCCAACATGCGTTTCCCCATTGACCAGATTCTCAAAGATCACAGCAGAGAACTCACCATAGGTTGTCGGCACAAGGGCCTCGACAACACGACGGACGAGCGGTTCACGTTCCATTCTGTAGCGTACAAGGTCGGCGACCGAAATGATCTTAAGACCGTGCAGAGCTGCAAAACGCTCAAGTTCAGGCATACGGGCCATTGTGCCATCGTCATTCATTATCTCGCAGATAACGGCAGAAGGGTTAAGCCCTGCGATCCTTGCGATATCAACGCTTGCTTCGGTCTGCCCAACGCGGACCAATACGCCGCCCCGTTTAGCTCTTAGCGGGAAGACATGTCCCGGCCTTGCAAGGTCTGAAGGCTTAGTAGCCGGATCCACAGCAGTCAGGATCGTTTTTGCCCGGTCTGCGGCAGATATCCCGGTCGTTACGCCCTCTCTGGCTTCGATCGAGATAGTGAAAGCAGTGCCCATGCTCGACGTGTTTTCTGTTGCCTGCGGCGTAAGGTTCAACTCGTCGCACCTTTCTTCTGTGAGCGGAAGGCAGATAAGTCCGCGGCCATGGGTAGCCATGAAGTTGATCATTTCCGGCGTGACCTTTTCGGCCGCACAAACGAGGTCACCCTCATTTTCACGGTCCTCATCGTCAACAATGATGATCATCCGGCCTTCCCGGATATCATTTGCCGCTTCTTCTATGGTGCTCAATGGCATTGATTACTTTCAGATCTCAACTTTGGGGCCAAAATGCGATTCTATCGAAACTCCATGTTCATTGCGAACGTCAGGCCCGGTTAACAATTGAAGCATCTGCCCTTACAATGAGGCGATGCCGCTCGTCCTAAAGCTCGCTCTCCGCTTTCTAAGCCTCAAAAGAGGCGGTCTGGCGCGCTTTACAACGATAGGGGCCGCATTGATCATCGCCATCGGAGTCTTCGCATTTCTTTTTGCTCTCACACTATCGAATGCATTTGAAAGGTCACTAATTTCGACCCTGACGAGGTCTGTACCGCACATCGTCGTTACGCCCATTGGCGATGTGAGTAGCACTGATCTCGAGACCGTAAAGGCTCTGGTGGGGACGGTTAACGGAGTTCAGAATGCTCGTTTCGCCTCGTCGGCCAATGCGATGATTACAGCCAATGGCCAGTCTCAGTTCGTTTTGGTGAAAACGCACGAGAATATGGATTCCGGCGTTGTGTTCGGTGACCTCTTGGCAAGCAAGCTCCAGATCACAGCCGGCGAAGAAGCAGAACTCTTGCTTTTGGGACAGGACGGAAAACTTCGAAGAGTACGGATCCGTGCAAACGGCATCAGTTCCACAGGCCTTTACCAAGAAGATGCCGGTCAGATAACCGTTTCGACCCGAGAATATGCGGCGATCGTTGGTCAAGAGGTGTTCACGCCGCAGGGGATCGAGGTTCACCTTGCCGAACCAATGTCATCTGAGACCATCGCCGCAAAGGTTGCGGCACTTGTCGGGAATGGGTTTGAGGTTCTCTCCTGGGAGCGGTCGAATCTAGCCGTACTCGACTCAATTCGATCCGCCAAGCGTTTTGCTC
This window of the Acidobacteriota bacterium genome carries:
- a CDS encoding translocation/assembly module TamB domain-containing protein; protein product: MPEELDTPHDAALPSAPDPPAKRTFLAGKWLRIIMIGGGVFVLLIALIGLLLFRGGAADTYVKNQFREKMEYMGIVFDADVFRLNASPLELELKNATFNDRVSGEKLFFIRDARIGLTILDLFAWQASREISVDSTEIYGAEVWVRFDENGRSNFANIVSDERESSLSFKYDSISFLLLDSVVHFNDASRKIEADARNLTLSVRPTEEPLLERPSRFLFELESTDSFLTYDGSRLEDVRIRATGIADPESADISELRIDTPIGYSILSGRLMDWQNFTYDLNIESSVDLAQTSTIFPLGTTLRGVGNFKGRVGGTGTNYRVEGNITSEALSADGVYLRAVDVAATVAGTNSQYEANGQAVAELFTFEDFRIEFPRIAGNVRGTGTDFLWVGELQAAAAKSGSLTLGGLFLSDAVAELRNGRLDASAGNGRAQMFSVADNRFTDFRSQGLQVSVDGGTTSLSAAATQANTLQTDDYRIDGVNGRNIRVRNAGETTTVDIDGLQAREASIGDARLRNLKARDFELKDVPDSTDLALRDLTADRLDSGKNRVEGIKADTVSVRGVGPNTVVYSDRLRLARVDADGVVLGSLNIAGVRLTIREGRVEARSEDIDAGTVTLTESESFPEGGTIENVVAARPVYVLEPSGRYRATADMSIGGGTLGSINLGSARSSVVITNERAELNDLVAQVMDGEVAGQATIALNSRADSNFSANFTSLDISKLIALQSGRIVPIEGQATGHVDVSTRGTDFRTASGDINADIDASAGDEANGRIPLKGSLRVRADQGLLNVEDAKLNTGKTELAATGRFDLLGSDSDLALTLRSSDASETERMLRILDVSPGLTEQLDLYRVVLRDDLAFDGKITGSLAEPEFKGNVAFESIALREQELGRLSANIDVSALGVFISDGKLLEVEGGQLDFEVQIPAAGLNNTSVTAQLNNISAGRLLTAIPIDLPESLRALRGNTSGKVELRGLPNQSQGTVDIVTVNGTLNGQPFEELRADARFEGTSIIVDSASIVADGGRATFNGLYDRTTSEFNGELLGEKIPVPLLTALLPVSESLPDATGTIDFSASGSGNIEQTSSIQIKFEGRGSNIVVNDNAFGEVRFEGTTSDQTLNASLTAELAGRPQVFLAKLDLSQRELPVRVEHTLDQSPLGPFFALIPQLKGYSIGGTGTGKVEFGGPLASIDDRGDRTFSTANLSGVASFSQLTLQIQESPLTALEPVLVRFSPSEITFESLKLAGGGSNLVVSGTKALTDNGLNNLAIDGRLNLTLLNAFPDIAAADTFFGGTADVSVRLAGVNRTARINGTAQLSNAAVATFIGPSRLSADRITGTVRFTADQAQFDNLSGYLGGGSFSAGGGLLFGDNLAIQSYRVSLTGSNVTVPLPENFVTTGDARLDFTGTRVGTELLSVISGNILARRSVYSRDIELASVIGARREGSLGGGGTTSGLAPRFNLNITGRDALIVRNNIADLTASVSLQLTGTTNNPRIAGRITSTSGTILFRNDRYVIQRGVLEFPPDTNIDPVIFLQAESEINGYQVFVNLSGPLTDTQALTASVRSNPALPEQDVISLITTGSLSNTSTGIPTLASTGLNTAAEVLADSIINTPARRATDRLFGLNVFEIDPIISGERLDPSARLTVGRQINNNLRVTYATNLSQDQNQVIAFEYRVSDRLSFVAQYEQRSLSNVTQNRDNVSFEVRFRRRF
- the ribB gene encoding 3,4-dihydroxy-2-butanone-4-phosphate synthase, which gives rise to MPLSTIEEAANDIREGRMIIIVDDEDRENEGDLVCAAEKVTPEMINFMATHGRGLICLPLTEERCDELNLTPQATENTSSMGTAFTISIEAREGVTTGISAADRAKTILTAVDPATKPSDLARPGHVFPLRAKRGGVLVRVGQTEASVDIARIAGLNPSAVICEIMNDDGTMARMPELERFAALHGLKIISVADLVRYRMEREPLVRRVVEALVPTTYGEFSAVIFENLVNGETHVGLTMGDISDTTEPILVRVQTENVTFAMFGCTLGEAAPAINSSLKKIAEIGRGAIIYLRQRDNHLDLVNQLRTYAVMQEKGVDFQSAKRETGYGKIHDYGIGAQILKDLGIKKIRLLSDHPPRINALEAFGLEIVETVGLQ
- a CDS encoding ABC transporter permease, translating into MPLVLKLALRFLSLKRGGLARFTTIGAALIIAIGVFAFLFALTLSNAFERSLISTLTRSVPHIVVTPIGDVSSTDLETVKALVGTVNGVQNARFASSANAMITANGQSQFVLVKTHENMDSGVVFGDLLASKLQITAGEEAELLLLGQDGKLRRVRIRANGISSTGLYQEDAGQITVSTREYAAIVGQEVFTPQGIEVHLAEPMSSETIAAKVAALVGNGFEVLSWERSNLAVLDSIRSAKRFALTVVSLLAAVGILGLLVTTAVLVRERSHDISVLRTMGLRSSSIASMVLLQSAVIALSGSLPGIALLYLVFAMTDPTAFILTVAEGSPLRALTVESNAIETLFTVAGVIVLSVFAGLFPAMKAARVKPLANLRQI